Proteins from a single region of Pungitius pungitius chromosome 4, fPunPun2.1, whole genome shotgun sequence:
- the LOC119195414 gene encoding hatching enzyme 1.2-like, translated as MLVSSWSLVSLLLVSSCWAEEEASRELSVSELLERANRDRNPDSDEPILIGGDIAIKSEAERNADPCTSRDCLWKKWTDGKVYIPYYIANDYSSREQSIIIRGLESFSLMSCIRFRPYQNGDNEWLSIESREGCYSSVGRQGGAQTVSLSRQGCLYYGTVQHELLHALGFNHEQTRSDRDDYIRVQWENIIDGKWHNFDKIATLNQGTAYDYGSVMQYEKYAFSKNNQPTMVPIPNSNVSLGQATQMSQSDITRLNRLYQC; from the exons GAGGAAGCCTCCAGGGAGCTTTCTGTGAGCGAGCTGCTGGAGAGAGCTAACAGAGACCGCA ACCCCGACTCGGACGAGCCCATCCTGATCGGAGGCGACATTGCTATCAAGTCTGAGGCCGAGAGGAACGCAGACCCCTGCACCTCCAGAGACTGCCTGTGGAAGAAGTGGACCGATGGAAAGGTCTACATCCCCTACTACATCGCCAACGACTACT CCTCCCGAGAGCAGTCCATCATCATTCGTGGACTGGAGTCCTTCTCCTTGATGTCCTGCATCCGTTTCAGGCCCTACCAGAACGGAGACAACGAGTGGCTGAGCATCGAGTCCAGGGAGGG CTGCTACTCGTCCGTGGGTCGTCAGGGCGGCGCTCAGACTGTGTCTCTGAGCCGTCAGGGCTGCCTGTACTACGGCACCGTCCAGCACGAGTTGCTCCACGCCCTGGGCTTCAACCACGAGCAGACCCGCTCCGACAGGGACGACTACATCAGGGTGCAGTGGGAAAACATCATCGACG GCAAGTGGCACAACTTCGACAAGATTGCCACCCTGAATCAGGGAACTGCTTACGACTACGGCTCCGTCATGCAATACGAGAA GTACGCCTTCTCCAAGAACAACCAGCCCACCATGGTGCCCATTCCTAACAGCAACGTGTCCTTGGGCCAGGCCACCCAGATGAGCCAGAGTGACATCACCAGGCTCAACAGGCTGTACCAGTGCT AA
- the LOC134127328 gene encoding low choriolytic enzyme-like produces the protein MARMSVFRFSAVALLLLAACCWADDEEREGRTGANGTERRDRDCWSYVGRRGGKQVVSLARSGCLYHGTVQHELLHALGFNHELTRSDRDNHIRVMLQNVISGMEHNFNKIATLNQGTPYDYGSVMQYHKYAFSKNNQPTMVPIPNANVSLGNAKEMSRNDIARLNTLYSC, from the exons ATGGCTCGCATGTCTGTGTTCAGGTtctcagctgtggctctgctgctgctggccgccTGCTGTTGGGCCGACGATGAG gagagagaagggagaacgGGGGCCAACGGGACTGAACGTCGCGACCGAGA CTGCTGGTCCTACGTCGGCCGTCGTGGTGGGAAGCAGGTGGTGTCTCTGGCCCGCAGCGGATGCCTGTACCACGGCACCGTCCAGCACGAGCTGCTCCACGCTCTGGGCTTCAACCACGAGCTAACCCGCTCCGACAGGGACAACCACATCAGAGTCATGCTGCAGAACGTCATATCTG GAATGGAGCACAACTTTAATAAGATCGCCACCCTGAACCAGGGAACTCCCTACGACTACGGCTCTGTCATGCAGTACCACAA GTACGCCTTCTCTAAGAACAACCAGCCCACCATGGTCCCCATCCCCAACGCCAACGTGTCCTTAGGCAACGCCAAGGAGATGAGCCGCAACGACATCGCCAGGCTCAACACGCTCTACAGCTGCT AA
- the LOC134127354 gene encoding hatching enzyme 1.2-like: MLVSSWSLVSLLLVSSCWAEEEASRELSVSELLERANRDRNPDSDEPILIGGDIAIKSEAERNADPCTSRDCLWKKWTDGKVYIPYYIANDYSSREQSIIIRGLESFSLMSCIRFRPYQNGDNEWLSIESREGCYSSVGRQGGAQTVSLSRQGCLYYGTVQHELLHALGFNHEQTRSDRDDYIRVQWENIIDGKWHNFDKIATLNQGTAYDYGSVMQYEKYAFSKNNQPTMVPIPNSNVSLGQATQMSQSDITRLNRLYQC, from the exons ATGTTGGTCTCCTCTTGGTCTCTCGTGAGCCTGCTGCTGGTGTCCTCTTGCTGGGCCGAG GAGGAAGCCTCCAGGGAGCTTTCTGTGAGCGAGCTGCTGGAGAGAGCTAACAGAGACCGCA ACCCCGACTCGGACGAGCCCATCCTGATCGGAGGCGACATTGCTATCAAGTCTGAGGCCGAGAGGAACGCAGACCCCTGCACCTCCAGAGACTGCCTGTGGAAGAAGTGGACCGATGGAAAGGTCTACATCCCCTACTACATCGCCAACGACTACT CCTCCCGAGAGCAGTCCATCATCATTCGTGGACTGGAGTCCTTCTCCTTGATGTCCTGCATCCGTTTCAGGCCCTACCAGAACGGAGACAACGAGTGGCTGAGCATCGAGTCCAGGGAGGG CTGCTACTCGTCCGTGGGTCGTCAGGGCGGCGCTCAGACTGTGTCTCTGAGCCGTCAGGGCTGCCTGTACTACGGCACCGTCCAGCACGAGTTGCTCCACGCCCTGGGCTTCAACCACGAGCAGACCCGCTCCGACAGGGACGACTACATCAGGGTGCAGTGGGAAAACATCATCGACG GCAAGTGGCACAACTTCGACAAGATTGCCACCCTGAATCAGGGAACTGCTTACGACTACGGCTCCGTCATGCAATACGAGAA GTACGCCTTCTCCAAGAACAACCAGCCCACCATGGTGCCCATTCCTAACAGCAACGTGTCCTTGGGCCAGGCCACCCAGATGAGCCAGAGTGACATCACCAGGCTCAACAGGCTGTACCAGTGCT AA